The genomic segment CTGTGGGTCACCGATATCCCCGCCGAACCGGATGATATTGTGATCGCCCTTGATCCGGGCATGGCGTTCGGGACGGGGACGCACCCTAGCACACAGCTTGTTCTGGAGGCGGCGGAAGACCTCTTAGAAGATAGGGCGGGGATCAGTGTCCTTGACTTAGGCTGTGGATCGGGCATTTTGGCGATAGGGGCGGTGAAGATGGGCGCGGGGCGAGTGCGGGCGGTGGATACCGACCCAATGGCAGTCCGCGTGACGGAAGAAAACGCCACCGAAAATGGCATCCCCGGACGGATTGAGAGTTCAAGGGGCAGCCTTGCCGATCTCTTGGCAACGGGCGAGACGTTCGATCTGGCGCTGGTGAATATCCTTGCCAAAGTGATCATTGCCATGTGTGGGGAGGGCTTGGAGCGCGTCGTTAACCCCGGCGGGATCGCCGTCTTTGGCGGGATCATCGAGGAACAGGGGGACGAGGTGGAGGCGGCACTCAGCAGCGCCGGATTAACCCCCTACAAACGCCGCCTGTCAGGGGATTGGATCGTCATTGAGGCGCGGCGGGAGATGGGAGAGTAGCGGGGGGCTGCCCCACCCCGTAGGGGCGACCTTGTGTGGTCGCCCGCGCCCCCACCCCGCGTCCATTTTCTGTATTATGTGACGAGGCGTTAGGTAGAATACCCCCATTCGCGGCGTCTATGCTTTAGCACGACGCTTTGCCCTACCTATACCTAGATGAGGTGTTTTTATGACTGCTCAGGATACAACCATTGCCGCTAAGGGCTATGCCCGCCCCGAAATGCTGGTCTCCACGACGTGGGCAGCCGATCATTTGAATGAGCCTGCCATCCGTCTGATCGAATCGAACGAGGATATTCTGCTCTACGATCAAGGGCATATCCCTGGCGCCGTGCAGATTGATTGGGTGGGTGACCTAAACGACAAAATCCGGCGCGACTATCTGGATCGCAAAGCCTTTGCCGCGCTGATGAGCAAGCATGGCATTAGCAATGATACATTGGTTGTGTTCTATGGCGATAAAAACAATTGGTGGGCGGCATACAGCCTATGGGTTTTCCAATTGTTCGGGCATACGAAGGCGGCGATCATCGACGGCGGGCGAA from the Anaerolineales bacterium genome contains:
- the prmA gene encoding 50S ribosomal protein L11 methyltransferase codes for the protein MQWIEVSLEVDGEAAEAVAEVLQRYGHQGVAIEQAGFFIETWEDDIPTPKKLIVRAYIPADEHAEDAKRQLEDALGYLRMMYPMPIPQYTIVDEQDWADAWKVHYHPLRLGRHILIRPLWVTDIPAEPDDIVIALDPGMAFGTGTHPSTQLVLEAAEDLLEDRAGISVLDLGCGSGILAIGAVKMGAGRVRAVDTDPMAVRVTEENATENGIPGRIESSRGSLADLLATGETFDLALVNILAKVIIAMCGEGLERVVNPGGIAVFGGIIEEQGDEVEAALSSAGLTPYKRRLSGDWIVIEARREMGE